The following coding sequences are from one Megamonas funiformis window:
- a CDS encoding flavodoxin: protein MNKIAIIYWSGSGNTEAMANAIKTGVDGAGVPCDLYFVSDFDVASINDYDGLILGCPAMGAEVLEECEFQPVFDEMINSLNGKSVALFGSYGWGSGEWMTTWEEQVKEAGADLFENGLIINETPDEDGLNTCEDFGKRFAVSK, encoded by the coding sequence ATGAATAAAATAGCGATTATTTATTGGAGTGGTTCTGGTAATACAGAAGCAATGGCAAATGCAATTAAAACAGGTGTAGATGGTGCAGGAGTGCCTTGCGATTTATATTTTGTAAGTGATTTTGATGTAGCTTCAATAAATGATTATGATGGGCTTATTTTAGGCTGTCCTGCTATGGGTGCAGAAGTTTTGGAAGAATGTGAATTTCAGCCAGTTTTTGATGAAATGATAAATTCTTTAAATGGTAAATCCGTAGCTTTATTTGGCTCTTATGGTTGGGGCAGTGGCGAATGGATGACGACTTGGGAAGAGCAAGTTAAAGAAGCTGGTGCTGATTTATTTGAAAATGGCTTAATCATCAATGAAACACCAGATGAAGATGGCTTAAATACTTGTGAAGATTTTGGCAAACGTTTTGCTGTAAGTAAATAA